From the genome of Alteromonas stellipolaris:
ATTATTGATTCTAGGTGACAGCCTATCTGCTGCATACGGGTTAGATCAACAAGAAGGTTGGGTGAGTTTGTTACAAAAACGCTGGCGTGACGAGAATATATCGATCGACATTGTAAATGCTGCGGTAAGCGGTGAGACCACAGATGGCGGTTTAGCTAGGCTTCCAAGGTTAATTGAACAACATACACCAAGTCACATTTTAGTAGAACTTGGTGGTAACGATGGCCTTCAAGGGCACAGCATCAGTAAGATTAGGGACAATTTGAGCGCAATTGTTAGGATAGCAAAATCAGACAATACCGTTGTTTTTGTGCAAGACATGCAAATACCCACTAATTACGGCAAGCGCTATACACAAATGTTTAGCGACACTTTTGAGACTGTCTCAGAGCAACATGAAGTTACAAAAATTCCTTTTTTTCTTGAGGACATAGCAC
Proteins encoded in this window:
- a CDS encoding arylesterase, with the protein product MIYRFRSAVLFTLLLFIPLSALSDQTDTTVPNNSAKLLILGDSLSAAYGLDQQEGWVSLLQKRWRDENISIDIVNAAVSGETTDGGLARLPRLIEQHTPSHILVELGGNDGLQGHSISKIRDNLSAIVRIAKSDNTVVFVQDMQIPTNYGKRYTQMFSDTFETVSEQHEVTKIPFFLEDIALQKDLMQRDGIHPNAEAQPMIVDFMFEKLTPLIINKR